From Fulvivirga lutea:
AAATAGCAATGAATTCACCTTTACACATTTGCATTCCATATTGTAAAGCTCCTGCTTTAAACCCTTCCCGGGTTGGCCTTCTGATGTGTTGAATGTCCAGGCCCGTATTCTGTAATTTTTCAACTAATGCTGCAGTGAGTTCCACTGTCTCATCGGTGGAATCATCCAATACCTGAATCTCTAATTTATCCTTTGGGTAAACGAATTGAGCCACTTTTATCAGTAAGCGCTCTACAACATATTTTTCGTTATAAATAGGAAGTTGAACAGTTACATAAGGGTAGTCTTTCAACGTTGATGGAGCCTGAGTTTGATTTTTCTTAGACTTCAGGTAGTGCCACGTTAAGTTCAATTGGCTTAGGCTGAAGACAAAAATAAACAGTAATGCAAGGCTATATGGTACAATAACTAACCACTCCATATTACAAGTACTTAAAAATGGTCCAAATTATTTTATATCCTGCCATGACAGTTCCCTTAACCGTTCCGGAAACTTTCGAAAAGCCTATTCTTTTTCTATAATTCACTGGCACTTCTGTACATTTCATTTTCATTTTAGCTGCCTTCAGTTGCATCTCCACAGTCCAGCCATATGTTTTGTCTTTCATATTCAATGCTATTAAACTTTCATATTTAATAGCCCTGAATGGACCTAAATCAGTGAAATTTACATTATAAAACAACTTTAATAAACCTGTAGCCAACCAATTACCAAAAACTTGCTGCGGTGTCATTGCTCCTTTCTCCTTGTTGCCCAACGCTCTCGACCCAATCACCAAATCCATGTCCTGTTCAATGATAGGCTTTATTAAATCCTTCATTTCCTCAGGATAGTCAGAGTAATCTGCATCTAAAAATACAACAATATGAGGTTTGTTTTCTTGTTGTTTGATATACTCAATACCCTTCAGACAAGCCCTGCCATATCCTTTAACTTCTTCCCTCAGAACAGTTGCCCCAGCCTTAGCTGCTGCCTTTTCAGTATCATCAGTAGAAGCATTATTGACTACAATTACTTCACTCACAATGTCATTAGGTATTTCTGCAATAACAGAGCCTACTCCATTTTCTTCATTAAAGGCGGGTATAATTACTTTAACTATCTGCTTCATTCAGGGTTGCAAAGTAAACCAATCCTTGGTTTGCGCAAAGTCATATTAATGACAGATGGTCATCTGGGTAAATTAATTTGGAAAGTAACACCATTGTCGGCACTGAGCAGGGTTATTTTACCATGAAGTTTTTCTAAAGCAAGTTTTACAGCATAGAGTCCAAGGCCTGAGCCTTGAGATTTTTCGTTCCCTCGTTTAAACATATCAAATATGGAATCTCGTTGGTCTGCATCTATTCCTACTCCATTGTCTTTGTAAGTAATTCGAATGTGTTTTTGTCCTACAAGTTCGGTTGATAAATCAATCTTTACTATATCGCTATTGCGATACATAATCGAATTTTTTACCAACTCAGAAAAAAGCACACTCAGAACTGTTTTGTCACTTTTAACAATAGCATTGCCTCCAAATTTTAGATCGACTCTGTGAAAACCTAGCTCATTACACTGGTCAGTTACGGCATCTTCGAAAACTTCACGAATACTGAGCTGTGCCAAATCCAATTCCTGTTTCTTAATTTCAAAAACAGAGTTAATACCGCGTATTCTTGTTTCAAGTTGATTAACACTTGTAGTTATAAAATCATAATATTCTTTCCCATTATTAGTATCTGCTTGCGCTAAATTTACTACGCCCTTCAATGAAGCAATTGGCCCCTGAATGTCGTGTGACGATCTATATAGAAATGTTTCTAAATCCTGATTGGCCTCCAGTAGCTCTTTAGTGCGTTTTTTCACTTGTTTATCCAACGTGTCATTTCGAGCTTGTATAATCAAATTAGCCTTTTCAAGTTTTAAGTTCGCCTCTTTAATCATTTCATTTTGGATTTCAATTTCTTCATTACGCTCTTCTAAAAGTTGCTGGTTCTGTTCCTCTTTGGTTAAAACGTTCCTCATGTAAGTGAAGAGGAAAATCATAAATGGCACGAACAGTACGGATGTAAAAAGAATGTTTTTTATTAAATCTTCCCGAGCTTCTTGAAGAAACGAGTCAAATTCCTGATCAACTTGTAGTATAGCTACCACCTCACCTTTCGAATTTTTTATTGGAGCAAAAGCACTCAACCAGGTTCCATTTTCTGTTTGGTATTCATCTATTACTCCTCCAACACTATAATTCATTCTTAGTTGCGAAGGGTAATTAACAAACATATGTCTGTAGTAAGGCTGTTCCGATGAGGTAATTATAAATTCGTACTCATTATGACCCTGATTGAAAACCATCGTATAAATGGGGCTTTCTAGCGCATTGAGTTGCTTTACCTTATTAAGTTGCCTGTGTAATCTCAGGTAAATTGAGTCTTCTTCCGATGAA
This genomic window contains:
- a CDS encoding sensor histidine kinase, whose amino-acid sequence is MAVILSAIGILLIYFIISSHFLHKEKSKALVLQKLRAISLTASQFIDGDAHEYIVNTYHKKNDIISSEEDSIYLRLHRQLNKVKQLNALESPIYTMVFNQGHNEYEFIITSSEQPYYRHMFVNYPSQLRMNYSVGGVIDEYQTENGTWLSAFAPIKNSKGEVVAILQVDQEFDSFLQEAREDLIKNILFTSVLFVPFMIFLFTYMRNVLTKEEQNQQLLEERNEEIEIQNEMIKEANLKLEKANLIIQARNDTLDKQVKKRTKELLEANQDLETFLYRSSHDIQGPIASLKGVVNLAQADTNNGKEYYDFITTSVNQLETRIRGINSVFEIKKQELDLAQLSIREVFEDAVTDQCNELGFHRVDLKFGGNAIVKSDKTVLSVLFSELVKNSIMYRNSDIVKIDLSTELVGQKHIRITYKDNGVGIDADQRDSIFDMFKRGNEKSQGSGLGLYAVKLALEKLHGKITLLSADNGVTFQINLPR
- a CDS encoding glycosyltransferase family 2 protein, producing the protein MKQIVKVIIPAFNEENGVGSVIAEIPNDIVSEVIVVNNASTDDTEKAAAKAGATVLREEVKGYGRACLKGIEYIKQQENKPHIVVFLDADYSDYPEEMKDLIKPIIEQDMDLVIGSRALGNKEKGAMTPQQVFGNWLATGLLKLFYNVNFTDLGPFRAIKYESLIALNMKDKTYGWTVEMQLKAAKMKMKCTEVPVNYRKRIGFSKVSGTVKGTVMAGYKIIWTIFKYL